The following coding sequences are from one Lolium rigidum isolate FL_2022 chromosome 6, APGP_CSIRO_Lrig_0.1, whole genome shotgun sequence window:
- the LOC124661650 gene encoding 5'-3' exonuclease-like: MPLPLLPAVGALTAAPLAPATAAPAATPLRYRPARLRASPSTASSPSTSAVSSPRPPPSARHSRKHLAGRGDAPARPSKDRIFFLDVNPICFRGSQRSLGAFARWLALFFAHVSLRDPVVAVFDGAGGNEYRRRLMPSYKAHRTRGVGTGADTRVVDVLRECNVPIVQVDGYEADDVVATLTHQVLQKGYRVAIGSPDKDFKQLISEDVQLVMPIPEIGRWSFYTLRHYVAQYKCDPTADLSLRCFMGDEADGVPGIQHLAPGFGRKTAVKLLNKHGSLENLLKTAAIRTVGKEYAQDVLVKHADYLRKNYEVLSLRRDVNVQLDERWLSTRDTCNDTSVLSNFILKFNEGKC; encoded by the exons ATGCCACTGCCGCTGCTGCCCGCcgtgggcgcgctcaccgcggcgccgctagctccggccacCGCCGCCCCGGCCGCGACTCCCCTTAGATATCGCCCCGCACGACTCCGCGCATCTCCCTCCACGGCATCCTCTCCTTCAACCTCGGCGGTCTCCAGCCCACGGCCTCCACCGTCCGCGAGGCATTCCCGCAAGCACCTCGCGGGCAGAGGCGACGCCCCGGCGAGGCCCTCCAAGGACCGCATCTTCTTCCTCGACGTCAACCCGATCTGCTTCCGCGGCTCCCAGCGCAGCCTCGGTGCCTTCGCGCGATGGCTCGCGCTCTTCTTCGCGCACGTCAGCCTCCGTGACCCTGTCGTCGCA GTTTTCGATGGGGCAGGCGGGAACGAGTACAGGAGGCGGCTGATGCCGTCGTACAAAGCCCACCGGACTCGTGGGGTAGGCACAGGTGCCGATACGCGCGTGGTAGATGTGCTCCGCGAGTGCAATGTTCCG ATTGTGCAAGTCGATGGGTATGAGGCAGATGATGTAGTGGCTACCTTAACACACCAAGTGCTGCAGAAAGGTTATAGAGTTGCAATTGGATCGCCAGATAAAGATTTCAAGCAGCTGATATCTGAAGATGTTCAGCTAGTTATGCCCATTCCTGAGATTGGCCGATGGTCCTTTTATACACTGAGGCATTATGTTGCACAGTACAAGTGCGATCCAACTGCTGATTTAAGCCTCA GGTGCTTCATGGGTGATGAGGCAGATGGTGTTCCTGGAATCCAGCATCTGGCTCCTGGTTTTGGTCGCAAGACTGCAGTGAAACTACTGAACAAACACGGTTCATTAGAAAACTTGCTTAAGACAGCTGCGATTAGAACTGTTGGCAAGGAGTACGCCCAGGATGTTCTCGTCAAGCATGCAGATTACTTGCGGAAAAACTATGAAGTTCTTAGCTTGAGAAG GGATGTAAATGTTCAGCTTGACGAGAGATGGTTATCCACGAGGGACACTTGCAATGACACCAGTGTATTATCTAATTTCATCCTTAAATTCAATGAAGGAAAATGCTAA